A part of Sulfurifustis variabilis genomic DNA contains:
- the epmB gene encoding EF-P beta-lysylation protein EpmB: MIPGTRAAGQSAAWQRELARSITDPAELVRLLGLDPAFIDPARAAARRFPLRVPRGYLARMKRGDPHDPLLAQVLPLDCELRSVPGFTADPVGDLASMVAPGVLHKYEGRVLLTTTGACAIHCRYCFRRHFPYGEANPATDRWNDALRYIAGTSSIREVILSGGDPLTMSDARLADLIGVLAVNAHVERLRVHTRLPVVLPERVTDGLVNALVSSRLKPVVVLHANHPNEIDSGVRDACVRLAGAHITLLNQSVLLAGVNDNADALCDLSDALFAAGVLPYYLHQLDRVEGAAHYDVPEERSLELHQAMRARLPGYLVPRLVREQPRAVSKILLA; this comes from the coding sequence ATGATACCCGGAACCCGCGCGGCTGGGCAGTCGGCCGCATGGCAGCGAGAGCTCGCACGCTCGATCACCGATCCTGCCGAGCTTGTTCGGCTTCTCGGCCTCGATCCGGCCTTTATCGATCCGGCCCGCGCCGCCGCGCGGCGCTTCCCCTTGCGTGTGCCGCGCGGCTACCTCGCCCGCATGAAAAGGGGTGATCCGCACGACCCGCTGCTGGCCCAGGTTCTGCCCCTTGACTGCGAGCTCAGGTCGGTGCCGGGTTTCACCGCAGATCCGGTCGGCGATCTGGCTTCGATGGTGGCGCCGGGGGTGTTGCACAAATACGAGGGGCGCGTTCTTTTGACGACGACGGGCGCGTGCGCGATCCACTGCCGTTACTGTTTCCGTCGGCACTTCCCCTACGGTGAGGCAAATCCGGCTACGGATCGATGGAACGACGCGCTGCGGTACATCGCCGGTACGAGTTCGATTCGAGAGGTGATACTGAGTGGTGGCGATCCGCTGACGATGTCCGACGCTCGACTCGCCGATCTCATCGGTGTCCTTGCCGTGAACGCGCACGTCGAACGCTTGCGCGTGCACACGCGTCTCCCGGTAGTGTTGCCCGAGCGCGTGACGGACGGTCTCGTGAACGCATTGGTATCCTCGCGACTCAAGCCGGTTGTGGTGCTGCACGCCAATCACCCGAACGAGATCGATTCGGGAGTGCGAGACGCATGCGTGCGGCTCGCGGGCGCGCACATCACCTTGCTCAACCAGTCCGTCCTTCTCGCCGGCGTCAATGATAACGCCGATGCGCTTTGTGATTTGAGCGACGCTCTCTTTGCGGCCGGCGTCCTTCCTTACTACCTCCACCAGCTCGATCGGGTCGAGGGCGCCGCGCACTACGACGTCCCGGAGGAACGTTCGCTCGAATTGCATCAGGCAATGCGCGCGCGCCTGCCCGGCTATCTCGTGCCCCGGCTCGTGCGCGAGCAACCGCGGGCGGTCTCGAAGATTCTTCTCGCCTAG
- the efp gene encoding elongation factor P, with amino-acid sequence MATYSTNEFRSGLKVMLDGDPAAIIENEFVKPGKGQAFNRVKIRNLKTGRVIERTFKSGDTIEAADVVDAEMQYLYNDGEFFHFMQPESFEQVAADKNAVGDAAKWLKEQDVCLVTLWNGTPLSVEPPHTVILKIVETDPGVRGDTSGGGGKPATLETGAVVRVPLFVQTGELVKVNTRTGEYISRA; translated from the coding sequence ATGGCGACTTACAGCACGAACGAATTCAGGTCAGGGCTTAAGGTGATGCTCGACGGCGATCCGGCCGCGATCATTGAAAATGAGTTCGTGAAGCCGGGCAAGGGCCAGGCCTTCAACCGGGTGAAGATACGCAATCTCAAGACGGGTCGAGTGATCGAGCGCACGTTCAAGTCGGGGGACACGATCGAGGCGGCGGATGTGGTCGACGCCGAGATGCAGTACCTGTACAACGACGGCGAGTTCTTTCACTTCATGCAGCCGGAAAGCTTCGAGCAGGTCGCGGCCGACAAGAACGCCGTGGGCGACGCGGCGAAGTGGCTCAAGGAGCAGGACGTCTGCCTCGTAACGCTCTGGAACGGTACCCCGCTCTCGGTAGAGCCGCCCCACACGGTGATCCTGAAGATCGTCGAGACCGATCCCGGTGTCAGGGGAGACACCAGCGGCGGGGGCGGCAAGCCGGCGACACTCGAAACCGGCGCTGTCGTGCGCGTGCCGCTTTTCGTGCAGACCGGTGAACTCGTGAAAGTGAACACCCGCACGGGCGAGTACATCTCGCGCGCGTGA
- the epmA gene encoding EF-P lysine aminoacylase EpmA: MPGKTWRPTASLARLKLRAELLARIRTFFSTRGVLEVETPILSRHAATDPHLNTIGTVPAAEGAGTRALYLHTSPEFAMKRLLASGSGSIYQLCHVFRAGERGRWHNPEFTLLEWYRPEFDHHALMQEVADLVSEVLVGHLVLGAVEKLTYREAFEAHTGIDPHRATAAQLATAAAERGIVVEGRGIEEVDAWRDLLLTHLVEPHLGLGRLTFLYDYPASQAALARIRAGDPAVASRFELYLHGIELANGFHELGDLGEQRARFERDNAERKRLGLPVMPVDELLLAALAHGLPSCAGVALGVDRLVMLAAGSRSLEDVIAFPIDRA; this comes from the coding sequence GTGCCCGGGAAGACCTGGCGACCGACCGCGTCGCTGGCGAGGCTGAAGCTCCGCGCGGAGCTCCTCGCCCGGATACGGACATTCTTCTCGACCCGTGGCGTACTCGAGGTCGAGACACCGATTCTCTCGAGGCACGCGGCAACCGACCCGCATCTCAATACGATCGGCACCGTGCCGGCGGCGGAAGGCGCAGGAACGCGGGCGCTTTACCTGCACACGTCCCCGGAGTTCGCCATGAAACGGCTGCTCGCCTCCGGGTCCGGATCGATTTATCAGCTTTGTCACGTCTTCCGGGCGGGCGAACGCGGTCGCTGGCACAATCCCGAATTTACGCTCCTCGAATGGTACCGGCCGGAGTTCGACCACCATGCACTCATGCAGGAGGTGGCAGACCTCGTATCCGAGGTGCTCGTCGGTCACCTGGTCCTCGGTGCGGTCGAGAAGCTGACGTACAGAGAGGCATTCGAGGCCCACACGGGCATCGACCCGCACCGCGCCACTGCGGCTCAGCTCGCGACGGCAGCGGCCGAGCGGGGGATCGTCGTTGAAGGACGGGGGATCGAGGAGGTCGACGCCTGGCGCGATCTGCTCCTTACGCACCTGGTCGAACCCCACCTCGGACTCGGCCGACTGACTTTCCTCTACGACTACCCGGCCTCGCAGGCAGCGCTTGCGCGCATTCGAGCCGGAGACCCTGCCGTCGCCTCGCGTTTCGAGCTGTATCTCCACGGGATCGAGCTTGCAAACGGCTTTCACGAGCTCGGCGACCTTGGCGAGCAACGTGCCCGCTTTGAACGGGACAACGCCGAACGCAAGCGCCTCGGACTGCCGGTCATGCCGGTCGATGAGCTCTTGCTTGCGGCGCTCGCCCACGGCCTGCCCTCCTGTGCGGGCGTCGCGCTGGGCGTCGATCGCCTGGTGATGCTGGCGGCCGGCTCACGGTCACTTGAGGATGTGATCGCCTTCCCGATCGACCGGGCGTAG
- the dtd gene encoding D-aminoacyl-tRNA deacylase, whose product MIALLQRVSEARVDVGDETVAAIGPGLLVLVAVERGDDEDSADRLAHRLVTYRVFPDESGRMNRSVRDVGGDVLLVPQFTLAADTRKGSRASFTPAADPETGARLYDRLVCAVREHSIRVSTGVFGADMQVTLTNVGPVTFWLES is encoded by the coding sequence CTGATCGCGCTTCTGCAGCGCGTCAGCGAAGCGCGCGTCGACGTGGGCGACGAGACAGTTGCTGCAATCGGACCGGGACTCCTCGTCCTCGTCGCTGTAGAGCGCGGCGATGACGAGGACAGCGCGGATCGGCTCGCACACCGGCTCGTGACCTACCGGGTGTTCCCGGATGAATCGGGAAGAATGAACCGCAGCGTGCGCGATGTCGGCGGCGATGTTCTACTGGTTCCGCAATTCACGCTCGCCGCTGATACGCGCAAGGGGTCGCGCGCGAGTTTCACCCCGGCGGCGGACCCCGAGACCGGCGCGCGGCTCTACGATCGCCTGGTGTGCGCCGTGCGGGAACATTCGATCCGGGTGTCGACCGGTGTCTTCGGGGCCGACATGCAGGTGACGCTGACCAACGTCGGTCCGGTGACATTCTGGCTCGAGAGCTGA
- a CDS encoding endonuclease/exonuclease/phosphatase family protein has product MLPRQIHAVPQAGPTRRLRLLSYNIQAGIASSKYHHYVTHSWKHFLPYPERLDTLDRIAEFANEFDFVGLQESDGGSLRSGFINQTEYLALRSRFPYWYDQTNRNLGRFAQHTLGLLSRHRPSEVTEMRLPGMIPGRGALCTRFGIGNGSLLLLIVHLALGRRARLRQFASIAEFVQGHRQVILMGDLNCRSESEELQWFLRRSGLAEPTHGLHTFPSWRPRRNIDHILVSPSIAVDSVRVLNHAITDHLPVAMDVTLPADAMVAADYAEQQAPRLAAAGGL; this is encoded by the coding sequence GTGCTTCCGCGGCAGATTCATGCAGTACCGCAAGCAGGCCCGACCCGCCGCCTGCGTTTGCTCAGCTACAACATCCAGGCCGGGATCGCTTCCAGCAAGTATCACCACTACGTCACGCACAGCTGGAAACACTTTCTCCCGTATCCGGAGCGACTGGATACGCTGGACCGGATCGCGGAGTTTGCGAACGAGTTCGACTTCGTCGGACTGCAGGAGTCGGACGGCGGAAGTCTGCGCAGCGGATTCATAAACCAGACCGAGTACCTTGCCCTGCGATCCCGGTTTCCCTACTGGTACGACCAGACAAACCGCAATCTCGGAAGATTTGCGCAGCACACCTTGGGCCTGCTGAGTCGTCATCGCCCGAGCGAGGTGACGGAAATGAGGCTGCCGGGGATGATCCCCGGGCGCGGGGCGCTGTGCACGCGCTTTGGCATAGGCAACGGCTCCCTGTTGCTGCTCATCGTGCACTTGGCGCTGGGACGTCGTGCCCGCCTGCGACAGTTCGCGAGCATCGCCGAGTTCGTCCAAGGCCACCGACAGGTGATCCTGATGGGCGATCTGAACTGCCGTTCCGAAAGCGAGGAACTGCAGTGGTTTCTGCGACGCTCCGGATTGGCCGAACCCACGCACGGTCTGCATACGTTCCCGAGCTGGCGGCCCCGACGCAACATCGATCACATTCTCGTCTCCCCCTCCATCGCCGTCGACAGCGTGCGGGTGCTGAATCACGCGATCACCGATCATCTGCCCGTTGCGATGGATGTCACGCTTCCCGCCGACGCAATGGTGGCCGCGGACTATGCGGAGCAGCAAGCACCTCGGCTCGCCGCCGCCGGCGGCCTCTAG